Proteins found in one Micromonospora sp. WMMD1082 genomic segment:
- a CDS encoding response regulator transcription factor, translating to MAATQTEARLLVVEDDPNILELLSASLRFAGFDVATATSGSAALSAARDHRPDLVVLDVMLPDLDGFEVIRMMREGGTRTPVVFLTARDATDDKIRGLTLGGDDYVTKPFSLEELTARIRAVLRRTSAGEQAPARLTFADLELDEETHEVYRAGQRVQLSPTEFKLLRYLMLNANRVLSKAQILDHVWNYDFRGDDNIVESYISYLRRKVDTTEPRLIHTLRGVGYVLRKPAA from the coding sequence ATGGCCGCTACCCAGACCGAGGCGCGACTGCTCGTCGTCGAGGACGATCCGAACATCCTCGAACTGCTCTCCGCGAGTCTGCGCTTCGCGGGCTTCGACGTGGCCACCGCCACCAGCGGTAGCGCCGCGCTCAGCGCGGCCCGGGATCATCGCCCCGATCTCGTGGTGCTCGACGTGATGCTGCCGGATCTCGACGGGTTCGAGGTGATCCGGATGATGCGGGAGGGCGGCACGCGTACGCCGGTGGTGTTCCTCACCGCCCGGGACGCCACCGACGACAAGATCCGTGGGCTCACCCTCGGCGGCGACGACTACGTCACCAAGCCGTTCAGCCTGGAGGAGCTGACCGCCCGGATCCGGGCGGTGCTGCGCCGCACCAGCGCCGGCGAGCAGGCTCCCGCCCGGCTCACCTTCGCCGACCTGGAGCTGGACGAGGAGACCCACGAGGTGTATCGGGCCGGTCAGCGGGTGCAGCTCTCGCCGACCGAGTTCAAGCTGCTGCGCTACCTGATGCTCAACGCCAACCGGGTGCTGTCCAAGGCGCAGATCCTCGACCACGTGTGGAACTACGACTTCCGGGGCGACGACAACATCGTCGAGTCGTATATCTCGTACCTGCGGCGCAAGGTCGACACGACCGAGCCCCGGCTGATCCACACGCTGCGCGGCGTCGGCTACGTGCTGCGCAAGCCGGCGGCGTGA
- a CDS encoding lysophospholipid acyltransferase family protein: MTTLAHPLWRPSSGCGPGCLPRPGEAPVVPAVRQLGRAAGLLGMLGLGIGLAALLPVLPARERQVALRGWARATARACGVRLEVRGRLPRRRALLVANHVSWWDILAVLAVAPARLVAKHEVGRWPLVGLLARAAGTVFVDRSRPRELPATVGRVAEALRAGRSVAVFPEGTTWCGAGASCRPPTGFRPAMFQAAIDTGAPVVPLRIGYRCGVTGDTTTAPAFVGDETLLRSVRRMLAVPELTVSIDIAAPLHPGRSADRRSLARVAESAVHLVPSSPVEKAVPAVGEVAPEGPVRVPARVGVRPVVRPVPSGPGAGPSRAGTGADAPSTPAETPDRGLPLAA, encoded by the coding sequence GTGACCACGCTGGCGCACCCGCTCTGGCGGCCGAGTTCCGGCTGCGGCCCCGGCTGCCTGCCCCGCCCCGGCGAGGCCCCGGTGGTGCCGGCGGTCCGGCAACTGGGCCGCGCCGCCGGCCTGCTCGGCATGCTCGGGCTCGGGATCGGGCTGGCGGCGCTGCTCCCGGTGCTGCCCGCCCGGGAGCGGCAGGTGGCGCTGCGCGGCTGGGCGCGGGCCACGGCGCGGGCCTGCGGCGTACGCCTGGAGGTGCGCGGTCGGCTGCCCCGGCGGCGCGCCCTGCTGGTCGCCAACCACGTCTCCTGGTGGGACATCCTGGCGGTGCTGGCGGTGGCACCGGCCCGGCTGGTGGCCAAGCACGAGGTGGGCCGGTGGCCGCTGGTCGGGCTGCTCGCCCGCGCGGCCGGCACCGTCTTCGTGGACCGTTCCCGCCCCCGCGAGCTGCCCGCGACGGTGGGCCGGGTCGCCGAGGCGCTGCGGGCCGGCCGGTCGGTCGCGGTGTTCCCGGAGGGGACCACCTGGTGCGGTGCGGGGGCCTCCTGCCGTCCGCCCACCGGGTTCCGGCCGGCGATGTTCCAGGCCGCGATCGACACCGGAGCCCCCGTTGTGCCGCTGCGGATCGGCTACCGGTGCGGGGTGACCGGCGACACCACCACCGCCCCGGCCTTCGTCGGCGACGAGACCCTGCTGCGCTCGGTACGGCGGATGCTCGCCGTCCCGGAGTTGACGGTCAGCATCGACATCGCCGCGCCGCTGCACCCGGGCCGCTCCGCCGACCGGCGGTCGCTGGCCCGGGTGGCCGAGTCGGCGGTCCATCTCGTACCGTCGTCGCCGGTGGAGAAGGCGGTGCCGGCGGTCGGGGAGGTGGCGCCGGAAGGGCCGGTGCGGGTGCCGGCGCGGGTCGGGGTCAGACCGGTCGTGCGTCCCGTCCCGTCCGGGCCGGGAGCCGGGCCGTCGCGGGCCGGTACGGGCGCCGACGCCCCGAGCACGCCCGCCGAGACGCCGGACCGGGGACTGCCGCTGGCGGCCTGA
- a CDS encoding GNAT family N-acyltransferase codes for MAVLPAADVALTTSGYTLSIADDPRQVEAAQRLRHQVFADELGATVSPDAAGLDRDAFDPYCDHLVVRQERTGEVVGTYRLLPPGRTSRRYAESEFDLTALDPLRTQLVEAGRSCVHPDHRTGAVINLMWAGIARYLHLRGLRWLGGCASVPVADGGLAAAEVWAQARAKHLSPPPLRVRPLRPWFAEPGVPTETVAGSAKLVPPLLRGYLRLGAWVCGEPTYDPDFGVADYYVLLSMDRINPRYLRHFLGGQP; via the coding sequence ATGGCCGTTCTGCCCGCCGCGGACGTAGCACTGACGACCAGCGGCTACACCCTCTCCATCGCCGACGACCCGCGTCAGGTCGAGGCTGCGCAGCGCCTGCGTCATCAGGTGTTCGCCGACGAACTGGGCGCCACCGTGTCCCCGGACGCGGCCGGCCTCGACCGTGACGCCTTCGACCCGTACTGCGACCACCTGGTGGTGCGCCAGGAGCGCACCGGCGAGGTGGTCGGGACGTACCGGCTGCTCCCGCCGGGGCGGACCAGCCGCCGCTACGCCGAGAGCGAGTTCGACCTGACCGCGCTCGATCCACTGCGTACGCAGCTGGTCGAGGCGGGTCGGTCCTGCGTACACCCCGACCACCGCACCGGTGCGGTGATCAACCTGATGTGGGCCGGTATCGCCCGCTACCTGCACCTGCGAGGGCTGCGCTGGCTCGGTGGATGCGCCTCCGTGCCGGTGGCCGACGGTGGCCTCGCCGCCGCCGAGGTCTGGGCCCAGGCACGGGCGAAGCACCTGTCGCCGCCGCCGCTGCGGGTGCGCCCACTGCGGCCCTGGTTCGCCGAGCCCGGCGTCCCCACCGAGACCGTCGCGGGGTCGGCGAAGCTGGTTCCGCCGCTGCTGCGCGGGTACCTCCGCCTCGGCGCCTGGGTCTGCGGCGAGCCGACGTACGACCCCGACTTCGGCGTGGCCGACTACTACGTGCTGCTCTCCATGGACCGGATCAACCCCCGCTACCTGCGACACTTCCTCGGCGGCCAGCCGTGA